A single region of the Acanthopagrus latus isolate v.2019 chromosome 11, fAcaLat1.1, whole genome shotgun sequence genome encodes:
- the im:7152348 gene encoding E3 ubiquitin-protein ligase KEG yields the protein MVLCEDGECSVCLFPYSRTERIPRLLHCRHTFCELCLETMSQATSSLLTVSCPLCRRVTCVGNGLSLQEALWVNSRLWEQIPEEEEEEEEEEDGGLKGEAAEERTETKQQAECVASRSARTKLKLPAFFKRFSLTKQHQERIVPGSNVEMKSWRRLSADETI from the exons ATGGTTCTGTGTGAGGACGGCGAGTGCAGCGTCTGCCTCTTTCCCTACTCTCGGACGGAGAGGATCCCCCGGTTGCTCCACTGCAGGCACACCTTCTGCGAGCTGTGCCTGGAGACCATGTCGCAGGCCACGAGCTCGCTGCTCACCGTGAGCTGCCCGCTGTGTCGCCGGGTGACCTGCGTAGGAAACGGCCTCAGCCTGCAGGAAGCCCTGTGGGTCAACAGCCGGCTGTGGGAGCAGAtaccggaggaggaggaggaggaggaggaggaggaggatggtggaCTGAAAGGAGAAGCTGcggaggagaggacggagacTAAACAACAGGCAGAATG TGTTGCCTCCAGGTCCGCCAGAACCAAGCTCAAACTGCCCGCCTTCTTCAAAAGGTTCAGTCTGACGAAGCAGCACCAGGAGAGGATTGTGCCCGGCAGCAACGT GGAAATGAAATCCTGGCGCAGGCTGTCAGCTGATGAgaccatttga